The proteins below come from a single Cylindrospermopsis raciborskii Cr2010 genomic window:
- a CDS encoding LabA-like NYN domain-containing protein has translation MSFANNKKTNEYKELKEKPHWQGTTVTPATKTTTRVRDTKSQETSQGADMSDDLNRGRVAIFIDGLNLFHAALQIGIEIDYVKLLCRLTQTSRLLRAFFYTGVDTSKEKQQGFLLWMRRNGYRVVTKDIIALTESGKKPNLNVEIAVDMITLAPYYDTAVLVSGDGDLAYAVNAVTSLGSRVEVIGLQTMTSDSLIDVADYFIDFDSIKQYIQKDSQFGYNYRSSPTSHL, from the coding sequence ATGAGTTTCGCAAATAACAAAAAAACAAACGAATATAAGGAATTAAAAGAAAAACCACATTGGCAAGGGACAACGGTCACACCAGCTACAAAAACTACCACCAGGGTTAGGGATACTAAATCCCAGGAAACATCTCAGGGAGCAGACATGAGTGATGATCTCAATCGTGGTAGGGTGGCTATTTTTATCGACGGTCTCAATCTATTTCATGCTGCTCTTCAAATAGGCATTGAAATCGACTATGTTAAATTATTATGTCGTTTAACTCAAACTTCTAGACTATTAAGAGCTTTCTTTTATACTGGAGTTGATACTAGCAAGGAGAAACAACAAGGTTTTCTGTTGTGGATGCGTCGTAATGGTTATCGAGTGGTAACCAAGGATATAATTGCACTTACGGAAAGTGGTAAAAAACCCAATCTCAATGTGGAAATTGCTGTGGATATGATTACCTTAGCTCCTTATTATGATACGGCTGTACTAGTTAGTGGGGATGGGGATCTAGCCTACGCTGTTAATGCTGTCACCAGTTTAGGATCGCGGGTAGAAGTTATAGGTCTGCAAACTATGACTAGCGATAGTCTCATTGATGTGGCAGATTATTTTATTGATTTTGATAGCATTAAACAATACATCCAGAAAGACTCCCAATTTGGTTACAATTATCGTTCTTCGCCCACTTCTCATCTTTGA